The following coding sequences lie in one Pseudorca crassidens isolate mPseCra1 chromosome 2, mPseCra1.hap1, whole genome shotgun sequence genomic window:
- the STYXL2 gene encoding serine/threonine/tyrosine-interacting-like protein 2 has translation MATSGDPEEEQVVPSEEDEANMRAVQARYLRSPSPSQYSMVSDAETESIFMEPIHLSSAVAAKQIINEELKPRGVKAETKCPGMLESAEQLLVEDLYNRVREKMDDTSLYNTPCILDLQRALAQDRQEAPWNEVDEVWPNVFIAEKSVAVNKGRLKRLGITHILNAAHGTGVYTGPEFYTGLEIQYLGVEVDDFPEVNISQHFRKAAEFLDEALLTYRGKVLVSSEMGISRSAVLVVAYLMIFHNMTILEALMTVRKKRAIYPNDGFLKQLRELNEKLMEEREEDFGREGGEEEAEEGEDAGSTVGARVHALTVEEEDDATSHLSSSSLGEASRASKPLTLIDEEEEEKLYEAWKKGQGLPTGKVPQGGDDRRSASSGQSEQEPENEDVERIVREWQSRNERYQAEGHRKWSREEEEEEEGDDGSFVSRRRRHATNESSTSDSVSSHDIRVLKQQLEMSLNRGGRRRSDSVSTESTWDTWNQRLLEIEKEASRRYHSRSKREEGDASPEVGSGAREDDEESVSSEASSFYNFCHRNKDKLTALERWKIKRIQFGFHKKDSEAGDGSSEQRAEEAEGEKKNLSDVNLSAYQAWKLKHQKVGSENKEEVLELSKGEDSALAKKRQRRLELLERSRQTLEESQSMGSWEADSSAASGSIPLSAFWSAAPSVSAGGDTGSVLSAQSHSSHPCQALSNAGGCSASAPTTPLPNLPVGPGDTISIASIQNWIVNVVSETLTQKQNEGLLLSRSPSVASMKVAPAASCLGDDQVSMLSGQSNSSLGGCLLPQSQARPSSDTQSMLSTHITRSSRAEGTGSKVRGTSKPICSLFADSVDLKELGRKEKEMQTELREKMSEYKMEKLASDNKRSSLFKKKKVKEDEDDDVGDRDEDTDSAIGSFRYSSRSDSQKPETDTSSSLAVSDSYGSGSRAGKEMESSINKWLSGLRTEEKSPPQSDWSGTSRGKCTRSSLLRETESKSSSYKFSKSRSEEQDTSSYHEANGNSVRSTSRFSASSTREGREMHTFSRSMFSETSSSREESPEPYFFRRTPEPSEGDESPEPRRPNWARPRDWEDVEESSKSDFSEFGAKRKFTQSFMRSEEEGEKERTEKREEGRFASGRRFQYRRSTDREEEEEMDDEAIIAAWRRRQEETRTKLQRRRED, from the exons GTACTCAATGGTCTCAGATGcagaaacagaaagcattttCATGGAGCCCATTCACCTCTCCTCGGCTGTTGCAGCTAAACAGATCATCAATGAAG AACTCAAGCCGCGGGGGGTCAAAGCTGAGACAAAGTGTCCAGGCATGCTGGAGTCTGCCGAGCAGCTGCTTGTGGAGGACCTGTACAACCGTGTCAGGGAAAAGATGGATGACACCAGCCTGTACAACACTCCCTGCATCCTGGACCTACAGCGGGCCTTGGCCCAAGACCGCCAAGAGGCTCCCTGGAATGAGGTGGATGAGGTCTGGCCCAACGTCTTTATAGCCGAGAA GAGCGTGGCTGTGAACAAGGGGAGGCTGAAGAGGCTGGGAATTACCCACATCCTGAATGCTGCTCATGGCACCGGCGTCTACACTGGGCCTGAATTCTACACTGGCCTGGAGATCCAGTACCTGGGTGTGGAGGTCGATGACTTCCCTGAGGTGAACATCTCCCAGCATTTCCGGAAGGCAGCCGAGTTCCTGGATGAAGCCCTGCTGACCTATAGAG GGAAAGTCCTGGTCAGCAGTGAAATGGGCATCAGCCGCTCAGCAGTGCTGGTGGTCGCCTACCTGATGATCTTCCACAATATGACCATCCTGGAGGCCTTGATGACCGTGCGCAAGAAGCGGGCCATCTACCCCAACGACGGCTTCCTGAAGCAGCTCCGGGAGCTCAACGAGAAGCtgatggaggagagagaagaggacttcggcagggagggtggagaagaggaggcggaggagggcgAGGACGCAGGGAGCACGGTTGGGGCCAGAGTGCACGCCCTCACCGTGGAAGAGGAGGATGACGCCACCAGTCACCTGAGTAGCTCCTCCTTGGGGGAGGCCAGCCGAGCCTCCAAGCCCCTCACCCTCATCgatgaagaagaggaggagaaactcTACGAGGCGTGGAAGAAGGGGCAGGGTCTCCCCACAGGCAAGGTCCCCCAGGGCGGGGACGACAGGCGCTCAGCCTCCTCCGGCCAGAGTGAGCAGGAGCCCGAgaatgaggatgtggagagaatcGTCAGGGAGTGGCAGAGCCGAAATGAGAGGTACCAGGCAGAGGGGCACCGGAAGTGGAgtagggaggaggaagaggaggaggagggtgacGACGGCTCCTTTGTGAGCAGAAGACGGAGGCACGCGACGAATGAGAGCAGCACCTCCGACAGTGTGAGCAGCCACGACATCCGGGTCCTGAAGCAGCAGCTGGAGATGAGCCTGAACCGAGGCGGGAGACGCCGCTCTGACTCGGTGTCCACGGAGAGCACCTGGGACACGTGGAACCAGAGGCTACTGGAGATTGAGAAGGAGGCTTCGCGGAGGTACCACTCCAGGagcaagagagaggaaggagacgCCAGCCCGGAGGTGGGGAGCGGGGCACGGGAGGATGACGAGGAGAGTGTGTCCTCTGAGGCCAGCTCCTTCTATAACTTCTGCCACAGGAACAAGGACAAGCTCACTGCCCTGGAAAGGTGGAAGATCAAGAGAATCCAATTTGGATTTCACAAGAAAGACTCGGAGGCAGGAGACGGCAGCAGTGAGCAACGTGCAGAGGAGGCCGAGGGGGAGAAGAAGAACCTCTCTGACGTCAACCTATCCGCCTACCAGGCCTGGAAGCTGAAGCACCAGAAGGTGGGCAGTGAGAACAAGGAGGAGGTGCTGGAGCTCAGCAAGGGAGAAGACTCGGCCTTGGCCAAGAAGAGGCAACGGAGGCTGGAGCTGCTGGAGAGGAGCAGGCAGACACTGGAGGAGAGCCAGTCCATGGGAAGCTGGGAGGCAGATAGCTCGGCTGCCAGCGGAAGCATCCCCCTGTCTGCATTCTGGTCCGCAGCCCCCTCAGTCAGTGCTGGTGGGGACACAGGGTCGGTGCTCAGTGCCCAAAGCCACAGCTCCCATCCCTGTCAGGCCCTAAGCAATGCAGGGGGATGCTCGGCCTCCGCCCCCACCACACCTCTACCTAACCTGCCAGTGGGGCCCGGAGACACCATTTCCATTGCCAGCATTCAGAACTGGATTGTCAACGTAGTCAGCGAAACTCTCACCCAGAAGCAAAATGAAGGGCTGCTGTTGTCCCGCTCACCATCTGTTGCAAGCATGAAGGTGGCACCAGCAGCCAGCTGCCTGGGGGATGACCAAGTCTCCATGCTTAGTGGCCAGAGCAACTCCTCCCTGGGCGGCTGCCTGCTCCCTCAAAGCCAGGCAAGACCCAGCTCCGACACGCAGTCCATGCTGTCCACCCACATCACACGGAGCTCAAGAGCTGAAGGTACTGGGAGCAAAGTGAGGGGGACCAGCAAGCCCATCTGTAGCCTCTTTGCTGACAGTGTTGACCTAAAGGAGCTTGGCCGGAAGGAGAAGGAGATGCAAACAGAGCTGAGGGAGAAGATGTCTGAGTACAAAATGGAGAAGCTGGCCTCTGACAACAAACGCAGCTCTCTTTTCAAGAAGAAGAAGGTCAAGGAAGATGAGGATGATGACGTGGGTGATAGGGATGAGGACACTGACAGTGCCATAGGGAGCTTCCGGTATTCTTCCCGCAGTGATTCCCAGAAACCCGAAACAGACACCTCCTCCTCCCTGGCTGTCTCTGATAGTTATGGAAGTGGCAGCAGAGCTGGAAAAGAGATGGAGAGCAGTATTAATAAGTGGCTCAGTGGCCTCAGGACAGAGGAAAAGTCTCCTCCCCAAAGTGATTGGTCTGGAACCTCCAGGGGGAAGTGCACCAGATCTTCCCTGCTCCGGGAGACGGAGTCTAAGTCCTCCAGTTACAAGTTCTCCAAATCCCGGTCAGAGGAGCAAGACACCTCCTCCTACCATGAGGCCAATGGCAACTCCGTAAGAAGCACTTCACGGTTCTCTGCTTCCTCCACCAGGGAGGGCAGAGAGATGCACACGTTCTCCAGGTCCATGTTCAGTGAGACCTCAAGCTCCCGAGAGGAAAGCCCAGAGCCCTACTTTTTCCGCCGGACCCCTGAGCCCTCTGAAGGGGATGAGTCCCCAGAACCACGGCGTCCGAATTGGGCCAGACCCAGGGACTGGGAAGATGTGGAAGAGTCATCCAAGTCAGATTTTTCTGAATTTGGAGCCAAGAGGAAATTCACCCAGAGCTTCATGAGGtctgaagaggagggagagaaggagaggacggaaaagagagaggaagggaggtttGCTTCAGGGCGGCGGTTCCAGTATCGGAGAAGCACTgacagggaggaggaggaagaaatggaCGATGAAGCCATCATTGCTGCCTGGAGACGCCGGCAAGAAGAAACCAGGACTAAGctgcagagaaggagggaggattAA